The following are from one region of the Plasmodium cynomolgi strain B DNA, chromosome 1, whole genome shotgun sequence genome:
- a CDS encoding NAD-specific glutamate dehydrogenase (putative), which translates to MDVDARSPLARPGGQDEGQFERELFSNNSITWKEKYEETKELLRSYNLFSDHLINYSVDFYFNKLGFNRLHFEETSPHLISKVVVCIITAKINEQYSSDKYFPTFEEKHDNVIFIITRVFANDNKTRLNYKMEKKIEEKYFHFSDMSKDCYRMKSFRSVHSVFDKEHTYEEPLRTYILELPTYSEDIISENETNLEKLMDVNFYSYIKGTKREKIYYELNKAVLYDLTGQFIQTYYYTTSMNTFSLTIAVKRSNVISSIFSLIGDCLNMHRCFSYSKYVEPLKNGVLLIILNVNVITNSEEHKGGVENAQQMLHVLEGKIHKIVKSLKTLCLFNDSKFIQLSVKRIFTAEESAYIFLIIKFITFFSTNSFSSYKNVEHALHLRSNMDSSSSSGSSAILNDFYIIKEKLKSSKYTKEEILSCALSNSAHHSGYYAVQHAANHAAQNASNHAASHPANHKPTKDIIDEIEDNHHKKILQYFHLFEKHAIKTNFFRMHKISFAVAFDGALLKDSIYDAEPYSVIMICGLHFVGFHIRFTKISRGGIRIVISNNLNSYMHNYNNLFDEAYNLAYTQNFKNKDIPEGGSKGILLLDADVCNVASTKYIKNLCFYSYVNSILDLLTDGKGDNHCFGTREGEDLLCISLNSSMDRNYNNTATLGDVSTDVLTPRQPFSFANDTAEEAVQKIMCGKRGEGEAAQVGQKREEAPQVGQKGEAPQVDGPEAEEPLCGNLQNEEDLIFLGPDENTGSDQLMDWACIIAKKRGYKFWKTFSTGKLRKNGGVPHDYYGMTTLGIETYIKKLCAKLNLKEETISRSIVGGPDGDLGSNAILQSKTKITSIIDGSGVLYDRNGLHKEELIRLAKRRNSPGKKLATSCILYNEEYLSKDGFKISIEDHNVDVLGKIIKSGLEYRNSFFLNPLNACDLFNPCGGRPHSINVFNVNSIIINERCIYKYIVEGANVFISDDARKILEAKNVILFKDASTNKGGVISSSLEVLAGLVLSDQQFLQMMCSPDSDILLVDENELTFMNLNQKNNHSLSFTRSMLMGKRAQHEQGAPEGEAIERGTAEGEAIERGTTEGEAIERGAAEGEAIERGPTGGEFLQAQLDDSVSPFYKEYVKEIQKKIVHYCELEFESLWSETRRTKTPISQATNILSKKISELKKDILSSDTLCTDRKLMKKVLRDVIPGILLEKVTFDEIFERVPYIYLRSLFAAALASNYYYSQQFLSDLSVFNFFEYIRRLQSDA; encoded by the exons ATGGACGTCGACGCACGTAGCCCGCTGGCCCGCCCAGGTGGCCAAGACGAGGGGCAGTTCGAGCGAGAGCTGTTCTCGAACAACAGCATCACGTGGAAGGAAAAGTACGAGGAAACGAAGGAGCTCCTCAGGAGCTACAACTTGTTTTCAGACCACCTGATTAATTACAGCGTGGATTTCTACTTCAACAAACTGGGGTTCAACAGGCTCCACTTCGAGGAAACGAGTCCACACCTGATCAGTAAAGTAGTGGTGTGCATCATAACGGCCAAGATAAACGAGCAGTACTCAAGCGACAAGTATTTCCCaacttttgaagaaaaacacgATAACgtgatatttataataacaaGGGTGTTCGCAAATGACAACAAAACGAGGttgaattacaaaatggaaaagaaaatagaagaaaaatactTCCACTTTAGTGACATGTCTAAGGATTGTTACAGAATGAAGAGCTTCCGATCGGTTCACTCCGTCTTTGATAAAGAGCACACCTACGAAGAACCCTTACGTACGTACATCCTAGAACTCCCAACGTACAGTGAAGACATCATTAGTGAAAATGAAACCAATTTGGAGAAGCTTATggatgttaatttttatagttACATTAAGGGaaccaaaagggagaaaatctACTACGAGTTGAACAAGGCAGTGTTATACGACTTGACTGGGCAGTTTATACAGACGTATTACTACACCACATCTATGAATACCTTCTCATTAACCATTGCTGTGAAGAGGAGTAATGTTATATcatctattttttctctcatcgGAGACTGTTTGAATATGCACAGATGCTTCTCCTACTCGAAGTATGTAGAGCCGCTGAAAAATGGAGTTCTCCTAATTATTTTGAACGTCAATGTAATCACCAATTCAGAAGAACACAAGGGGGGGGTTGAGAATGCCCAGCAAATGCTTCATGTCCTGGAGGGGAAGATCCACAAAATTGTCAAATCCTTGAAGACGTTGTGTTTGTTTAACGACTCTAAGTTTATACAGCTGTCTGTTAAGCGCATATTCACTGCAGAAGAATCggcgtatatttttttaatcatcaAATTTATTACCTTTTTCTCAACGAACTCCTTTTCgagttacaaaaatgtggagcaTGCCCTACATCTGAGAAGCAACATGgacagcagtagcagcagtggTAGTAGTGCCATTTTGAATGACTTCTACATCATTAAGGAGAAGCTGAAGAGCTCCAAGTACACCAAGGAGGAGATTCTCAGTTGTGCCCTTAGCAAC TCGGCACACCACTCTGGGTACTACGCCGTACAGCACGCCGCGAACCACGCCGCACAGAACGCCTCGAACCACGCCGCGAGCCACCCCGCGAACCACAAGCCGACCAAAGACATCATCGACGAAATAGAGGACAACCACCACAAGAAAATCCTGCAGTACTTCCACCTTTTCGAGAAACACGCAATAAAAACAAACTTCTTCCGCATGCACAAAATCAGCTTCGCGGTAGCCTTTGACGGTGCACTGCTCAAAGATTCTATATACGACGCGGAGCCATACTCTGTCATCATGATTTGTGGACTCCACTTTGTCGGCTTCCACATCAGATTCACCAAAATCTCCAGAGGAGGGATCAGAATTGTTATATCGAATAACCTTAATTCCTACATGCACAATTATAACAATTTATTTGACGAAGCGTATAACCTCGCCTATACGCAGAACTTCAAAAATAAGGATATCCCGGAGGGAGGAAGCAAAGGAATCCTCCTCCTAGATGCAGATGTGTGCAATGTTGCCAGTacgaaatatattaaaaatttgtgctTTTACTCGTATGTGAATTCCATTTTGGATTTATTGACTGATGGGAAGGGGGACAATCACTGCTTTGGAACAAGGGAGGGAGAAGACTTGCTTTGCATTTCGCTTAACTCCAGCATGGATAGGAACTACAACAACACGGCCACCTTGGGGGATGTCAGCACGGATGTGTTGACCCCGAGACAGCCTTTTTCCTTCGCCAACGACACGGCGGAAGAGGCGGTGCAGAAGATCATGTGCGGGAAGCGCGGCGAAGGGGAAGCAGCGCAAGTGGGCCAAAAGAGGGAGGAAGCTCCCCAAGTGggccaaaagggggaagctcCCCAAGTGGACGGCCCCGAAGCAGAAGAACCCCTTTGTGGAAATctccaaaatgaggaagaccTGATCTTCCTGGGACCAGACGAAAATACAGGTTCGGATCAACTCATGGATTGGGCATGTATAATCGCAAAAAAGAGGGGCTACAAATTTTGGAAGACCTTCTCCACAGGAAagctgagaaaaaatggaggagtcCCTCATGACTACTATGGGATGACAACCCTAGGGATAGAaacgtatataaaaaagttatgtGCCAAATTGAACCTGAAAGAAGAAACGATAAGTAGATCCATCGTTGGAGGTCCGGATGGCGACCTTGGAAGCAATGCCATTTTGCAGTCCAAGACAAAGATAACATCCATCATTGACGGCTCGGGGGTTCTGTACGATAGAAATGGATTACATAAGGAGGAACTTATTCGACTAGCTAAAAGAAGGAACTCTCCAGGAAAAAAGCTAGCCACATCTTGCATCCTCTACAATGAGGAATATCTTTCCAAAGATGGGTTCAAAATATCTATTGAAGATCACAACGTAGATGTGTTAGGGAAAATTATTAAGAGTGGCTTAGAATACAGAAATAGCTTCTTTCTGAACCCATTGAATGCATGCGATCTGTTCAATCCATGTGGAGGTAGACCCCACTCGATTAACGTGTTTAATGTTAACAGCATTATTATCAACGAACGGTGCATCTACAAGTACATCGTCGAGGGGGCAAATGTATTTATCTCGGACGATGCAAGGAAAATTTTGGAAGCGAAAAATGTCATTCTGTTTAAGGATGCATCTACCAACAAGGGTGGAGTCATATCGAGTAGTTTAGAAGTCCTGGCGGGGCTGGTCCTCTCAGATCAGCAGTTCCTCCAAATGATGTGCTCCCCTGATAGCGACATCCTCCTCGTGGACGAAAATGAGCTGACCTTCATGAATCTGAATCAGAAGAACAACCATTCGCTGTCCTTCACGCGGTCCATGTTGATGGGCAAGAGGGCGCAGCATGAGCAGGGCGCACCGGAAGGGGAAGCGATAGAGCGAGGTACAGCGGAAGGGGAAGCGATAGAGAGAGGCAcaacagaaggagaagcgatAGAGCGAGGCGCAGCAGAAGGGGAAGCGATAGAGCGAGGCCCAACAGGAGGGGAGTTCCTACAGGCCCAACTGGACGACAGCGTGTCCCCCTTCTACAAAGAGTATGTCAAAGAAATCCAGAAGAAGATCGTCCACTACTGCGAGCTGGAGTTCGAATCCTTGTGGAGCGAGACGAGGAGAACCAAGACCCCCATCTCGCAGGCCACAAACATCCTATCCAAAAAAATCAGCGAACTGAAGAAAGATATACTCTCATCGGACACCCTCTGCACGGACCGCAAGCTCATGAAGAAGGTGTTGAGGGATGTCATTCCTGGCATTCTACTTGAGAAGGTAACCTTTGACGAAATTTTCGAGAGGGTCCCCTACATCTACCTGCGCTCCCTCTTCGCAGCTGCGCTAGCGTCCAACTATTACTACTCGCAGCAGTTCCTCAGTGACCTCTCCGTTTTTAACTTCTTCGAGTACATTCGTCGCCTCCAGAGCGACGCCTAG